TGTTTCAAAGGGATTCTGCTTATCTCTTGCAAATTCCATACATAATTTCATGTTTTTTTCTATGTATAAATGTGAATACTCTTTAAAAAGTTTAAATGATATTCGCTCTAATTCCTTTTCCATACATTGAATTTTCGCTTTCAGCTCCAATGTAAATTCTTGTTCTTTATACTTGATTTCCGCCTCCTTAAACATAGAAAAAGAGAATACAATAACATATTCTCTTTTCTCAAATATATTTCATTATCTCACAGCCCGTCCCTTTTACAAATAACCATTCTGCTCGCACCATTTATGAAATTGTCCTACATCTACTCCAACTAACACGATATCCTTTAGCTCTACAGCAATACTTTGTTCCCCAATTACAATAGCAAAGTGGGTTTCTAATTGTTTTTCATTTTTCTTTACAGTTCCAATTCGGTTCCGATGCGGCCCATCTTTTATATATGCTTTTTGTCCTACAATATCAAATTTCAAGATTATCACCTCTTTTACTGCGCTCAAATTGGAAATACAATCTCCACCTCGGAAAATTTCCTTTCATTGCACTATTTCTCTATATATATGACGAAACAATAAAAGAGTCCTTCCTTCTTTACAATTATTTTTTCTTTGTTTCATTTTTATGATTAAAACGTAAAGTTTATAATAAAATACACTTGGAAGCGCTTTCTACGTAATTTTTTATGTTATAATGTATAAGTAGAACTTCGTAAAGAGGGTTAAAAAATGAATACAAAAATGATTAAAAAAGTAATTGAAGCATTAAAAGTATATGGCTTTCAGGATGTATCATTCTGTGAAGGAACGAAGCAATTTTTATTTCATAACGAAACCGATATTATGAGCGGCTATGCAGAAATAACATATAGTAGTCAATTCGAAAAATTCAACGTACAAATTCATCCAATTGAAACGCATCACCAAGCAGAGTTACAAGAGGTTGAAAGACATATACAAGCTTGCATACGAAAAGTAGAGTATTTAAATGCACTTCTTACTGGACAAACAAAGCTAGATGATAAAATTATTATTATGTAAAAAAAAGAACGTGAAGCTATCACGTTCTTTTTTTTAAACACCCATCTTTTCTTTTAAATGCAAACCTGTTACAGACTCTAATACATCCATTGTTTCTTCAAGCTTCATATCAAAAATTGTCTTCTCTTCTATATACGGAAACTGTCTAAAACGCTTTTCTAACATTTTCACCGCATCTGATGTGAAATTTGCGCTATCAATGCCAAATTCTGTTTCAAGAAGCACGATCCAATCTAACACGTGAAAACCTAATCCATTTACGAATGAAATCAGTTTTTCTTCTGGCTGTGAAGCTAAGAATACGTTTCGCTCCATCTCACTAAAAAGTTCTTCTCCTAAAATTCCTGCTAACTCATCATCATGTTCGCGTTCAACAATCTCTTCATAACCGTAATCATCAACAAGCTCTTCTACTTCTTCACTATCTGCAAAAAGTAATTGACTACGAATTGCATCTTTCTTAAATTCACTGTTTTGTACAACTTCTAAAAAACTTGTTTCCCATCCATTTTCTAATTTCATATTTATAACTCCTTTATATGCTTTACTTATAATAACTGTGCCCAAAATAGCCTAATGGTAACCTTCACTCTTTTTTTTGCAAGAAATATTTCTCGCTACATTCCCACGTCTAACATTCCACTTTATTCAATATATATGAGACAAGCCCCTCAATTTCTCCTTCGAAAATATCAACTTCTCGTAAATGGTAGAATGTAGTTTGCAACTCATTGCCCTTGTGATATATATAAATTTTCTTTTCTAAAGCAATTGCCATCCCTAATTCTGTATGACTTCCATTTCCACCATTTAGTATGAGTAAGAAGACATCAGCTTCTCGAATCGCTTCTTGTTCTTCTTCACCAATCTTTTGCAATTGTTCTCTATTGGTTGCTCTTTCATTTTTCGTCCAATCATATGTATGCTGCCATCCCACTTCTTTCAACTGGCTTGATACGAAACGAACAAGATGTTTATTTTGAAATCCTGAAGCAATATAAAATTTCATTTATATCGACTCCTTCAATATGTATGGGGAAACTCCTTTTTTAGCGTTAATGGGATTTTCCCAAAAAAAATCCCCATCTTTAGAACTTATTTGCGTTTCAATGATGGGGTGCCTCATGATCTTCTTTTATTTTTTGTTTTTTATAACTTTCATCAGCTAACATTTCTAGTTCAGCTGTTATTTCTGATTTTTCAAGCTCTCGTTCTTGTGAAAATTTCCGTGAAATATAAACAATAACACTACCAACGTACAACACAAAGCATATAATAAGTGCAGTATTTTCATAGAGACTTAGCTCCAACACAGTCACTCCTAATCCATTCGTATTTTCACGCTTAATCAATTGGAATTTCCCTATTAACCATTTGTTATCCCGCATTAACGGGCAGTAAGACCCCCACCTCAAAATTCAGCAAAAGCAAAGAAGTTAGATGTGGGATTAACTGCCCGTAAAAGCCCGATTGGTTCAACTAATAATCAGTGGGGGATGACCCCCCCACTGATTAAAGTTTCACTTTATTGTAACATAAAAACATCAATTCTTGGAATCTTTCATCCTACTAAAAAAGACATGATTGTTTAATCATGCCTCTGAAATATGTTGAATGATAGTTTTAATCGCTTCTTTTCCATTATATTTTTTTAATGCTGTTTTATACGTCTCATTATTATGAGATAGCTCTTCTATATGCTTTATAAGCGAGTTCACCGTTACATCCTCTTCGTATAATACCGATGCATACCCTTGTCTTTCAAATGATTCAGCATTTAAAATTTGATCTCCACGGCTTGCAAATTTCGATAACGGAATTAAAACCATCGGCTTTTGCATTGTTAAAAATTCAAAAATCGCATTGGATCCCGCACGTGAAATAACAAAATCTGTTGCTGCTAATATATCCGGCAACTCTCCATGTACATATTCAAATTGTCTATATCCTTCCGTATTTTGTAAGGATTCATCAAGATTTCCTTTTCCGCAAAGGTGCACAATTTGATAATTTTTCAGAAGATCTGGAAGTGCTGATCGAACCGTTTCATTAATTTTCTTTGCTCCTAAACTTCCTCCCATAACAGTAATAACTGATTTCTTACGGGAAAACCCTAGAAACTTTAAACCTTTTTCAAGATTTCCTCTTAGTACGTCTTCACGTACAGGCGATCCTGTATATATTACTTTTTCTTTCGGTAAATGTTTCGCTGCTTCTTCAAATGTAACAAATATTTTCGAGGCAAAACGGAGCGCAATTTTATTTGCTAGTCCAGGTGTCATATCAGATTCATGTAATAAAACTGGCACCCTATTTAGCCATCCTCCAATTACGACTGGTACGGATACGAAACCACCTTTTGAAAAAATAACATCCGGTTTTAGTTTACGAATTGTTACATACGCATCCATAACACCTTTCATCACGAGAAAAGGATCTTTTATATTTTTCAAATCAAAATAACGACGTAGCTTCCCGCTTGCAATACTATAGTATGGAATCCCTTCATTTTCTATAATCGTTTTCTCGATCCCTTGATGAGAACCGATGTAAGAAATGTCCCAGTTTTCTTTCTGTAGATGTGGAATAATTGCTAAATTAGGCGTTACATGCCCTGCCGAACCGCCACCTGTAAAAACTATTTTTTTCATACGTCTCCCCCTTCTACACTATAGTACACTAAAATACCTTGCCTCAGGGTGAGAAAATACCATAGCCGTTACAGACGCTTCTGGCTCCATCATAAATCCTTCTGTTAATGAAATACCAATTTCTTCCGGATGAATTAAGCGAAATAATTTTTCTTGATCAGCAAGTTCTGGGCATGCTGGATAACCAAATGATACGCGTATTCCTCTATATTTTGTACGGAATCTCTCTTCCATCGTCAGTTCAGGTGAATCTGGAATTCCCCAACGATCACGAATGAGCATATGTGTTTTTTCAGCAAGTCCTTCTGCTAATTCAAGTGCTAACGATTGAATTGCATGACTGCGTAAATAATCTCCCTTCGCCTTCCATTCCTCTGCAATATCTCGAACCCCTTCTCCAACGGTAACAGATAAGAAAGCGACATAATCCATCTCATCTCCAATCGGGCGTATATAATCTCCTAAAGTACGGTATGGTGCTTTCCCTTGTCTCGGAAATTCAAATCGCTCTATAATACGTGTGTGATCTTCCGGATCGTATATAATTATATTTTGTCCATCACTTTGCGCCGGAAAAAATTGATACACCGCTTTTGGGCGTAACCAAGATTGTCCTTCTTGTAATAATTCATCAATTAAATCATTTAGCTCATGTGCTCTTTTATCCCCTTCTTGCAGGAGTTTTTTTACGTTTCCTTTTAACCCAAGATGGTGTCCAATTAACATTTGTCTATTTAAAAATGGTGCAAGATGAAGGGCAGGAATATCCCTTAATACAACTCGTTTCGTCGAATCTGGCACTATAACAGTTGCTTTTGGCAACGGCTCAATAACTGCGGGAATTTCTATTTTTTTCTCCTCTTGTTTCACAATATGAAGATGGCGTTCCTTTTTATCTTGCTTCATCTTTTCACGTTCTTCTTCTTTTTGTAATTTGTTAATAATATCAAGACCTGTCATCGCATCACTTGCATAACATACGAGCCCTTTATATGATGGCGAAATACGATTATCTGTAAACTTTCTCGTTAACGCTGCACCACCGACAACAATTGGAATATCAATATTGGCTGCTTTTAAATCTTCAGCAGTCGTTACCATTTGTTGTGCGGATTTTACTAACAAACCAGAAAGACCAATAATATCAGGTTTCTTTTCTTGTACTTCTTGAACAATTCGATCCGAACGAACATTAATTCCTAAATTAATAATTTCATATCCGTTATTTGATAAAATAATTTCAACGAGGTTTTTCCCAATATCATGTACGTCACCTTTTACAGTCGCTAATAATACTTTCCCTTTTTTTGCACTATCACTAGATTCCATATGTGGCTCTAAATAACTTACGGCAGCTTTCATACTTTCAGCACTTTGCAATACTTCAGCAACGATAAGCTCATTACCATTAAACAATCGCCCCACCTCATCCATTCCTGTCATAAGCGGTCCGTTAATAATATCCAAAGGTTTTCGTCCTTCTGTAAGCGCGAGACTTAGATCTTCTTGTAGTCCTTGCTTCGTACCTTCTACAATATAGTTTGCCAGTCGTTCATCAAGTGTTAGCGTTTCTTGTATAACGACATCCTTCTTTTTGGCAACACGATAAAAGTTTGTAAATTTTTCTAACGTCTCTTTCGTCGTTTCAAATAATAATGCATCCGCAAGACGTTTTTCTTCCTCTGGAATTGACGCATAGCGCTCTAATTTTTCCGTATTAACAATCGCATAATCTAATCCTGCTTTCGTTGCATGGTATAGAAAGACAGAGTTCAATACTTCACGTCCTGCTGGTGGTAAACCAAAAGATATGTTACTCACACCTAGAATCGTTAAACATTCTGGTAACGCTTCTTTAATAAGACGAATTCCTTCTATAGTCGCTGCCGCTGAACCTATATATTCTTCATCACCTGTTCCTACAGGAAACACAAGCGCATCAAAAATAATATCAGATGGGCGTATACCATACTTCTTCGTTAGTAATTCATAGCTTCTTTTAGCAATCTCTATCTTTCTTTCTGCACTAACTGCCATACCATCTTCATCAATTGTCCCTACAACTATCGCAGCACCGTATTTCCGAAGAAGGGGTGTCACTTTTTCAAAACGTTCTTCTCCATCCTCTAAATTAATAGAATTGATAACACCTTTTCCTTGAATATAAGTAAGAGCTTTCGCCATAACATTTTCATCTGTTGAATCAATCATAATCGGTACTTTTAACACTTTCGTAACTTCTGCCAAGAATCTTTCCATATCTTCTATTTCATCACGATCAGGGTCTGCCATACAAATATCAATAATATGAGCATTTTTCTTCACTTGCGCTCTTGCCACTTCAGCAGCCTCTTCAAATTTCCCTTCTGCTACTAATCTTTTAAACTTACGCGATCCAATTACGTTCGTCCTTTCTCCAACAAATAGGGGCCTCATAGAATCATCGTATTGCAACGCTTCTAGTCCACTAATTCCATGTCCAACCCTTTCATGATGCTCGCGAGGATTAATCGAGGCAAGCGCCAATTTCATTGCACTTATATGTTCTGGTGTTGTGCCACAACAACCACCAATAATATTAATCCATCCTTCTTCAGCAAAACGTTTTACTTTTTCAGCAAGTGACGCCGGAGATTCGTGATAATGCCCATCTTCATCAGGAAGACCAGCGTTTGGATAACAAGAAATATAACACTCCGATAAATCGGATAGAGAACGCATATGTTCCCTCATAAATTCCGGACCAGTAGCACAGTTTAACCCAACCGATAATGGCTTCATATGCTCTACCGATAAATAAAAGGCTTCGATCGTTTGACCCGCTAAAGTCGTTCCCATCGGTTCAATTGTTCCAGAAATCATAATAGGTACTATTTTGTTTAGTTCTTCAAACGCCGATTGAATTCCAAGGTACGCAGCTTTCACATTACGCATATCTTGACTCGTCTCAACGAGCAATACATCAACTTCTCCTCTTAATAGTCCTCTTGCTTGCCTTGTATAGGCTTCGATTAACTCTTCAAAAGTTACACCACCTGTAACACTAATCGCTTTCGTCGTTGGTCCCATCGCTCCCGCAACATATACTTCTTTCCCACTTTCTTTGACTGCTTGCTTCGCCAAAAGCGCTGCCCTTTCATTTAACTCTTCATCTAAATGAGACAATGCATAATCACTTAATACAATATTTGTTGCACCAAACGTATTCGTTTCAATAATATCTGCTCCAGCTTCAATGTAGACTTTATGAATATTTAAAATCACATCCGGTCTTGTTTTTACTAAATATTCATTACAACCTTCGTATTCTTCTCCTCCAAAATCTTCCGCTGTTAAGTCTTCTTGCTGGATCATCGTTCCCATTGCACCATCTAATATTAAAATTTCATGTTGTAATCTCTCTTCTATTCGTTTCATCAATTAATACCCTCTTTCACTTCTTGCTTTTCTCTCACATATTTCACGAGATGTTCTGTAATTTCATATTTTAAAAACGGCGTAATAAGATAAATACCGTTAAAATATTTCATTGCCGCATCAATCAACTCTTGTGAAATACGAATTCCTTCCTCGATAGCAGCCTCTTTCGTTTCATGTCCATCCATTCTTTGTCTTATCTCTTCAGGGAGCGTAATACCCGGTACTTCAAAATGAAGAAAATCTGCATTCCGCTTACTTACTAACGGCATAATTCCAATAAAGATAGGTTGTTCCAAATGCTTTGTCACTTCATATACTTCTTCTATTAAAGCAACATCATAAATTGGCTGAGTTAAGAAATATTCTGCACCAGCATCAATTTTTCGTTCCATTCGCTTTACCGCTGCTGTTAAATGCCTTACATGGGGATTGAATGCCCCTCCGACAGAAAATCTTGTTGCCGGGCCAATTGATTTCCCTAAAATAGAGCGACCGTCGTTCATCTCTTTAATCATTTTAATTAGCTCTATAGATGACAAATCATATACAGAAGTTGCACCTGGAAAATCACCAACGCGCGCTGGATCACCAGTTAAAGCTAGCACTTCCTCCATACCTAACACTGATAACCCTAGCAAATGAGATTGTAATCCAATGACGTTATGGTCTCTACACGTTAAATGCGTCAATACTGGAATATCGTGCTTCGTTAATAATGCACCCATAGCCATATTAGAAACGCGAGGCGATGCCAATGAATTATCTGCTAGAGTAATAGCATCCGCTCCAGCCCTTTTCAGTGCTCTTGCCCCTTCAAAAAAACGCTGCGTGTCTAACGTTTTCGGTGGATCTAATTCCACTACAACTGTTATTTGTTTCTTTGCCTTTTCTGCGAGAGTAACATGAGCTCTCAAACGCTTCTCATGTGTATGGACCACTTTAGGCCTTTGAATCGTCTCCTTTGCTATTACAGGTGCAACATTTGCAATAGCACGTTTCATTCCTTCAATATGTTCCGGGGTAGTACCACAGCAACCGCCTAATAAACGAATACCTTGTTCAATAAATTTTGGTGTCATCTCTTCAAAATATGCTGGACTTCCCTCGTACACATAACGCCCCTCCACATAATTTGGGAGACCTGCATTCGGATATGCTGATAAATAGCCATTTTGAGGAATCGATATCATTTTGAAAGCTTCCGTCATATGAAGTGGCCCTAGTTGACAGTTCAATCCAACAACATTGGCACCGTAGTCTAAAAGCTGTTTTAATATTTCATTGACATCATTCCCATTTTGAGTCGTACCTGCCTCATGTAACGCTAACTGAGCAACAATCGGAATATTCGTTTGTTTACGCAATACTTTAACGGCATGCAATAATTCAAATTCATCATAAAAAGTTTCTAATAGTAATCCATCAACCTGTTCTTCTAGTAAAGTACCTGCCTGCTCAAGTAAAATAAATTCTCGCTCTATATCAGTCGTTGTAACAGCACCAATATGTTTCATACCTCCAATTGTCCCTAAAATTGCATTCCGCTCTGTTACTGATGCTTTTGCAATATTCACTGCCGCTCTATTAATTTGGACAACTTGATTTTCTAATCCATACATACGTAATTTCGCTTCATTTGCCCCATACGTATTCGTTTGAATAACATCCGCTCCAGCAGCTACATATTGTTTATGGATTGATATAATTAAGTCCGGATCAGACAAATTCAATTCTTCAAAACTACTTTGTAAACCATGCGAATGTAATAAAGTTCCAACCGCACCATCGCCTATTACAATTCCTTTTGATAATAAATCTAGTAATTTCACGAATCTCCCTCATTTCTATCAATATAAAAACCCCCTCTTCAAAGTGAAGAGGGGGACATAATCGTTCCTCCTCTTATTATGCAAAACACACGTTTTGCAGGTCTTAGCACCGTTTCAAACATTTAGTTTGAAGGTTGCTGGGTTTCACAGGGCCTTTCCCTCCACCGCTCTCAATAAGAGTTTGTCTTTATTATTTTATTTATGTAGCTAAAAGGAAATGCGTTCCCCTTTTAACAATGTTTGTTAATTTTTTATAAATTTAGCATGCACAAAAATAAAAGTCAATGACACTTGCAGAAAAATAAAAAATATTTAAAATAAAGTTGCAATTCAATTATCTTTTGTTGTAAAGTTAAAAACATAATAAAATTTCATACGAACATTCTTATCTAGAGAGGTAGAGGGACTGGCCCTGTGACGCCTCAGCAACCATTAACGTTCATTCGTTAATAAGGTGCTAATTCCAGCAAATTGTGAAAGATTTGACAGATGAGAAGAAGACTCTATTCAAACTGAAAGCCTTCTTCTTAGAAGGCTTTTTTTATTTTACATTCACTTAATCGTTCACTTTACAAAGGGGGAATTTTCACATGTCAACAATCGAAACAAAACTAGCACAAATCGGGAATCGTAGCGAAACTACAACAGGAACTGTTAATCCACCAGTTTATTTCTCAACTGCTTATCGGCATGAAGGGCTTGGTAAATCTACTGGCTTTGACTATTCAAGAACTGGAAATCCAACTCGCGGTCTATTAGAACAGGCAATCGCAGACTTAGAATATGGCGAACAAGGTTATGCCTGTAGTTCAGGAATGGCAGCTGTGCTCCTCGTCCTTTCGTTATTCCGTTCTGGAGATGAACTTATTGTATCCGAGGATTTATATGGGGGAACGTATCGATTATTTTCTGAGCATGAAAAAAAGTGGAATATTCGATGTAGATACGTAAATACACAATCTATTAAACAAATTGAGAAAGCTATCACAACTGAAACAAAGGCTATTTTCATAGAAACTCCGACTAATCCACTAATGCAAGTTACTGATATCGCAAGTGTCGCAAGTGTAGCGAAAAGGCATGGACTACTTCTTATTGTAGACAACACATTCTACACGCCTTATATACAACAACCATTAACAGAAGGTGCCGATATCGTTCTTCACAGTGCAACGAAATATTTAGGTGGGCATAACGATGTACTAAGCGGACTTGTCGTTGCAAAAGGAAAAGAACTTTGTGAGGAAATTGCTCATTATCATAATGCCTCAGGGGCTGTCTTAAGTCCATTTGACTCATGGCTATTAATTCGCGGTATGAAAACTTTAGCGCTTCGCATGAGACAACATGAAGAAAATGCGAAAGCAATTGTTGCTTATTTAAATGATGAAGACGGTGTGACAGATGTATTTTATCCAGGAAGAGGCGGTATGATTTCATTTCGTCTTAAAGATGAAACATGGATTAATCCATTCTTACAATCTTTATCTTTAATCACATTTGCTGAAAGTCTTGGTGGTGTAGAAAGTTTGATGACTTATCCAGCAACACAAACGCATGCTGATATTCCTGAAGAAATCAGAACGGCAAACGGGGTATGTAATCGTCTTCTACGATTCTCCGTCGGTATTGAAAATAGTAACGATTTAATCCAAGACTTAAAGCAAGCCATTAAACTTGTAAAAGAAGGTGTAAGAATATGAGTTATTCTATAGATACACTATTACTACACAACCAATATAAACACGATACGCAAACAGGAGCTGTTAACGTTCCCATCTATAACACATCAACATTTCACCAGTTTGATGTAGATACTTTCGGGAAATACGACTATAGCCGCTCTGGAAATCCAACACGTGAAGCTCTTGAAGATATCATTGCTTTATTAGAAGGCGGGACAAAAGGATTCGCCTTTGCATCAGGTATTGCAGCGATTTCCACTGCATTTCTCCTTCTTTCACAAGGCGATCACGTACTCATTTCAGAAGACGTATATGGAGGCACTTACCGAATTATTACTGAAGTACTCTCCCGTTACGGTGTTTCACATACATTTGTTGATATGACCAATTTAGAAAAAATAAAGCAAAACATTAAACCAAATACAAAACTCTTTTATGTAGAAACACCTTCTAATCCACTTTTAAAAGTAACAGATATTCGTGCCGTTTCTAAACTTGCAAAATCTATTGGCGCTATTACTTTTGTTGATAATACATTTTTGACACCACTATTCCAGAAGCCACTTGATCTTGGCGCCGATGTCGTTCTTCATAGTGCCACAAAATTTATTGCCGGTCATAGTGATGTTACTGCCGGATTAGCGGTCGTAAAAGATGCCGAACTCGCTCAAAAAATTGGATTTTTACAAAATGCATTTGGTGCTATTTTAGGTCCTCAAGATTGTTCTCTCGTGCTTCGCGGTCTAAAAACATTGCATGTACGTCTCGAGCATTCAGCTGCAAATGCCAATAAAATTGCACATTATTTACAAGAGCACGCTAAAGTTCAAAATGTCTATTATCCTGGATTACAAACACACCTTGGATTTGATATTCAACAATCTCAAGCCACATCAGCTGGAGCTGTCCTATCTTTTACTTTGCAGTCAGAAGATGCACTCCGCCAATTTTTATCAAAAGTAAAATTACCTGTTTTTGCAGTTAGTTTAGGGGCTGTCGAATCGATTCTTTCCTACCCAGCTAAAATGTCACATGCAGCACTGTCGCAAGAAGCACGTGATGAAAGAGGTATTTCCAATTCATTACTCCGTTTATCGGTTGGTCTTGAAAATGTTAACGATTTAATATCCGATTTCGAAAATGCTCTTTCTTACGTAGAAGAACCTGTAAATGCATAGAGAGAAAAGAAGATATGAAATTAAATTTTCATATCTTCTTTTTATGCTGTCTAGCATAGTTATTTTAATGTTTTTTCTTTTTGTATAGTTCATTAAAAAATAAAAGTACATCATCTATTTCCAAGTAATGGATTAATTGATATATTAAGAAATAAAAAGGGGTAAAATAATGGATACTTGTGCAGATATTTTAATCGTTATCGATTTACAAAATGGGGTATGTTATAGCGGAGAGCATTTATTTGATTTACAAAACTTGCTTACAAAAGTAAATAAAAGAATTTCTTCATACAGAAAATTAAATAAACCAATCATTTTTGTTCAACATTGTGATGATGATTTAGTACCCGAAAAAGAACTTTGGGCTATTCATACCGATCTAGATGTTCAAGAACAAGATTTTTTTGTAAGAAAAACACATGCAAATTCATTTTATAAAACAAACTTAAAAGAAATTTTAGACAAATCATCTGTAAATCGTATTGAATTTTGCGGTGCCCAAACAGAGTACTGTATGGATGCTACGATTAAATTTGCTCACGGACTAGGATACGAAAACTTCATGGTTCAAAAAACAACCTCTACGTTAAATAATCCATTTATGTCCGCAAAAGAGACAATTGATTTTTATGAGAATATATGGAACCACAGATTTTTAAAGTTGCTAAAAGATGAGCTCTAGAATAAATGACTAATGGCTTGATCATTCTAAGATTTATCAGCTACACTCAATTGTTTCATTATCATCATAAAAAAGCTGATTACATCGGGCTTCTTTTAACCTGTTTTATATTCTATATATAACATTATGATTCCTTTGTCATATTATTTTAAAAATTTCGTATATTCATTTGAAAGAATAAGAAAATCATGATAAAATTGTGTTACGAATATATCTATATCTTCCAATTTTTAAAATG
This Bacillus mycoides DNA region includes the following protein-coding sequences:
- a CDS encoding DUF3912 family protein, whose protein sequence is MKFDIVGQKAYIKDGPHRNRIGTVKKNEKQLETHFAIVIGEQSIAVELKDIVLVGVDVGQFHKWCEQNGYL
- a CDS encoding nucleoside 2-deoxyribosyltransferase, encoding MKFYIASGFQNKHLVRFVSSQLKEVGWQHTYDWTKNERATNREQLQKIGEEEQEAIREADVFLLILNGGNGSHTELGMAIALEKKIYIYHKGNELQTTFYHLREVDIFEGEIEGLVSYILNKVEC
- a CDS encoding DUF3966 domain-containing protein, translating into MKRENTNGLGVTVLELSLYENTALIICFVLYVGSVIVYISRKFSQERELEKSEITAELEMLADESYKKQKIKEDHEAPHH
- a CDS encoding undecaprenyldiphospho-muramoylpentapeptide beta-N-acetylglucosaminyltransferase, producing MKKIVFTGGGSAGHVTPNLAIIPHLQKENWDISYIGSHQGIEKTIIENEGIPYYSIASGKLRRYFDLKNIKDPFLVMKGVMDAYVTIRKLKPDVIFSKGGFVSVPVVIGGWLNRVPVLLHESDMTPGLANKIALRFASKIFVTFEEAAKHLPKEKVIYTGSPVREDVLRGNLEKGLKFLGFSRKKSVITVMGGSLGAKKINETVRSALPDLLKNYQIVHLCGKGNLDESLQNTEGYRQFEYVHGELPDILAATDFVISRAGSNAIFEFLTMQKPMVLIPLSKFASRGDQILNAESFERQGYASVLYEEDVTVNSLIKHIEELSHNNETYKTALKKYNGKEAIKTIIQHISEA
- the metH gene encoding methionine synthase gives rise to the protein MKRIEERLQHEILILDGAMGTMIQQEDLTAEDFGGEEYEGCNEYLVKTRPDVILNIHKVYIEAGADIIETNTFGATNIVLSDYALSHLDEELNERAALLAKQAVKESGKEVYVAGAMGPTTKAISVTGGVTFEELIEAYTRQARGLLRGEVDVLLVETSQDMRNVKAAYLGIQSAFEELNKIVPIMISGTIEPMGTTLAGQTIEAFYLSVEHMKPLSVGLNCATGPEFMREHMRSLSDLSECYISCYPNAGLPDEDGHYHESPASLAEKVKRFAEEGWINIIGGCCGTTPEHISAMKLALASINPREHHERVGHGISGLEALQYDDSMRPLFVGERTNVIGSRKFKRLVAEGKFEEAAEVARAQVKKNAHIIDICMADPDRDEIEDMERFLAEVTKVLKVPIMIDSTDENVMAKALTYIQGKGVINSINLEDGEERFEKVTPLLRKYGAAIVVGTIDEDGMAVSAERKIEIAKRSYELLTKKYGIRPSDIIFDALVFPVGTGDEEYIGSAAATIEGIRLIKEALPECLTILGVSNISFGLPPAGREVLNSVFLYHATKAGLDYAIVNTEKLERYASIPEEEKRLADALLFETTKETLEKFTNFYRVAKKKDVVIQETLTLDERLANYIVEGTKQGLQEDLSLALTEGRKPLDIINGPLMTGMDEVGRLFNGNELIVAEVLQSAESMKAAVSYLEPHMESSDSAKKGKVLLATVKGDVHDIGKNLVEIILSNNGYEIINLGINVRSDRIVQEVQEKKPDIIGLSGLLVKSAQQMVTTAEDLKAANIDIPIVVGGAALTRKFTDNRISPSYKGLVCYASDAMTGLDIINKLQKEEEREKMKQDKKERHLHIVKQEEKKIEIPAVIEPLPKATVIVPDSTKRVVLRDIPALHLAPFLNRQMLIGHHLGLKGNVKKLLQEGDKRAHELNDLIDELLQEGQSWLRPKAVYQFFPAQSDGQNIIIYDPEDHTRIIERFEFPRQGKAPYRTLGDYIRPIGDEMDYVAFLSVTVGEGVRDIAEEWKAKGDYLRSHAIQSLALELAEGLAEKTHMLIRDRWGIPDSPELTMEERFRTKYRGIRVSFGYPACPELADQEKLFRLIHPEEIGISLTEGFMMEPEASVTAMVFSHPEARYFSVL
- a CDS encoding bifunctional homocysteine S-methyltransferase/methylenetetrahydrofolate reductase; the encoded protein is MKLLDLLSKGIVIGDGAVGTLLHSHGLQSSFEELNLSDPDLIISIHKQYVAAGADVIQTNTYGANEAKLRMYGLENQVVQINRAAVNIAKASVTERNAILGTIGGMKHIGAVTTTDIEREFILLEQAGTLLEEQVDGLLLETFYDEFELLHAVKVLRKQTNIPIVAQLALHEAGTTQNGNDVNEILKQLLDYGANVVGLNCQLGPLHMTEAFKMISIPQNGYLSAYPNAGLPNYVEGRYVYEGSPAYFEEMTPKFIEQGIRLLGGCCGTTPEHIEGMKRAIANVAPVIAKETIQRPKVVHTHEKRLRAHVTLAEKAKKQITVVVELDPPKTLDTQRFFEGARALKRAGADAITLADNSLASPRVSNMAMGALLTKHDIPVLTHLTCRDHNVIGLQSHLLGLSVLGMEEVLALTGDPARVGDFPGATSVYDLSSIELIKMIKEMNDGRSILGKSIGPATRFSVGGAFNPHVRHLTAAVKRMERKIDAGAEYFLTQPIYDVALIEEVYEVTKHLEQPIFIGIMPLVSKRNADFLHFEVPGITLPEEIRQRMDGHETKEAAIEEGIRISQELIDAAMKYFNGIYLITPFLKYEITEHLVKYVREKQEVKEGIN
- the metI gene encoding cystathionine gamma-synthase/O-acetylhomoserine thiolyase, with translation MSTIETKLAQIGNRSETTTGTVNPPVYFSTAYRHEGLGKSTGFDYSRTGNPTRGLLEQAIADLEYGEQGYACSSGMAAVLLVLSLFRSGDELIVSEDLYGGTYRLFSEHEKKWNIRCRYVNTQSIKQIEKAITTETKAIFIETPTNPLMQVTDIASVASVAKRHGLLLIVDNTFYTPYIQQPLTEGADIVLHSATKYLGGHNDVLSGLVVAKGKELCEEIAHYHNASGAVLSPFDSWLLIRGMKTLALRMRQHEENAKAIVAYLNDEDGVTDVFYPGRGGMISFRLKDETWINPFLQSLSLITFAESLGGVESLMTYPATQTHADIPEEIRTANGVCNRLLRFSVGIENSNDLIQDLKQAIKLVKEGVRI